In Mycteria americana isolate JAX WOST 10 ecotype Jacksonville Zoo and Gardens unplaced genomic scaffold, USCA_MyAme_1.0 Scaffold_35, whole genome shotgun sequence, one genomic interval encodes:
- the LOC142403475 gene encoding uncharacterized protein LOC142403475: MLPWFPAGPGPSLLFSAEGHLVMAPSHDILLPSTVSSFCRVSLGAKTLEARSALTGTWLIAPPFLQPHNIVPGANRSPKSRLPASPCFGLHLSLPDVATAPTSPVVPLAEGTWSQCPTDRTSSWAALLQGATGESPEPGGPGPCLLSTTSAPQAGKVDSPVSDALASQSSNNLPVPLDAVPKGRGFLGLLPASTLFPASSLLGLAAKAQLGSPDPAPTPSTLPPCLLSPSMLLSLMGEQAPGRGAWWPWRPDAQDLAAHRVPPKPKGMHPSVTGQPLTALLSPAGYSGLPWWGRPWGAQPPPGPLACHQQLALLWHRVPAHRLGLQWAAPGPLWAAGSIF, from the coding sequence ATGTTGCCGTGGTTCCCTGCAGGTCCTGGCCCGAGCCTGCTGTTCTCAGCAGAGGGGCACCTGGTCATGGCTCCCAGCCATGACATCCTCCTGCCCAGCACtgtcagcagcttctgcagggtCTCTCTGGGGGCAAAGACCCTGGAGGCCAGATCTGCCCTTACGGGGACCTGGCTTATTGCCCCACCATTTCTGCAGCCCCACAACATCGTCCCCGGGGCTAACAGAAGCCCCAAGAGCCGCCTACCTGCCAGCCCCTGCTTTGGCCTCCACTTGTCCCTGCCAGATGTGGCGACCGCCCCCACATCCCCTGTGGTGCCCCTTGCTGAGGGCACCTGGAGCCAGTGCCCCACAGACAGGACTAGCAGCTGGGCAGCCCTGTTGCAGGGGGCGACTGGAGAAAGCCCAGAGCCAGGGGGGCCGGGGCCCTGCCTGCTGTCCACCACCAGTGCCCCCCAGGCAGGCAAGGTCGATTCTCCTGTCAGCGATGCCTTAGCCAGCCAAAGCAGCAATAATCTGCCAGTGCCCTTAGATGCTGTCCCCAAGGGCAGGGGCTTTTTGGGGCTGCTGCCAGCGAGCACCCTCTTCCCCGCCAGCAgcctgctgggcttggctgccaaggcccagctgggcagccctgACCCCGCACCCACCCCAAGCACTTTAcccccctgcctgctctcccccagcATGCTGCTCTCTCTCATGGGCGAGCaggccccgggcaggggggccTGGTGGCCCTGGCGCCCCGACGCCCAGGACCTGGCAGCTCACAGGGTGCCCCCCAAGCCCAAAGGGATGCACCCCTCAGTGACCGGGCAGCCTCTCACAgccctgctgagccctgctgggtACTCAGGGCTGCCCTGGTGGGGGAGGCCTTGGGGGGCCCAGCCTCCCCCTGGGCCCCTTGCCTGCCACCAACAGCTCGCCCTGCTCTGGCACCGGGTTCCTGCCCACCGGCTGGGACTTCAGTGGGCAGCTCCTGGGCCTCTTTGGGCAGCTGGCAGCATCTTCTGA
- the DDIT3 gene encoding DNA damage-inducible transcript 3 protein, whose protein sequence is MAAEGLPAGGPTGALPGWELEAWYQDLQEVLAAAEPSGPSLPWGAEQAELAPLWGTEGAGSGPEGSELDAALAAELLELLGPESTDGTEPAGPPGSASSRSSPPQLGTEEDEAGTAGGRGVKRKRCSGTAASRELAKRQERANEQRVLELTAHNEQLREEIQQLSAEVERTRAALIDRIVNLHQA, encoded by the exons ATGGCAGCtgaggggctgcctgcagggggACCCACCGGTGCCCTGCCCGGCTGGGAGCTGGAAGCCTGGTACCAGGACCTGcaggaggtgctggcagcagcagagcccagtgggccctccctcccctgggggGCTGAGCAG gcCGAGCTGGCTCCACTGTGGGGCACGGAGGGGGCTGGCAGTGGTCCAGAGGGCTCTGAGCTGgatgctgccctggctgctgagCTACTGGAGCTGCTGGGGCCAGAGAGCACAGATGGCACAGAGCCAGCAGGACCACCGGGCTCAGCCTCCAGCAGGAGCTCCCCACCCCAGCTGGGCACAGAGGAGGATGAGGCAGGGACAGCTGGAGGGCGTGGAGTCAAGAGGAAGAGGTGCAGTGGCACGGCAGCAAGCAGGGAGCTGGCCAAGCGCCAGGAGCGGGCCAATGAGCAGCGGGTGTTGGAGCTGACGGCCCACAACGAGCAGCTTCGGGAAGAGATCCAGCAGCTCAGTGCAGAGGTGGAGCGCACACGGGCAGCCCTCATTGACCGCATTGTGAACCTGCACCAGGCTTAG